One region of Collinsella aerofaciens ATCC 25986 genomic DNA includes:
- a CDS encoding PTS system mannose/fructose/sorbose family transporter subunit IID gives MAENKIQLTKADRKKVCFRHQFLQGSWNYERMQNGGWCFAMIPAIKKLYTSKDDQITALKRHLEFYNTHPYVSAPVIGVTLALEEERANGAPIDDVAIQGVKVGMMGPLAGVGDPVFWFTLRPILGALGASLAMSGSIVGPLLFFFAWNIIRYAFLWYTQEFGYKVGSSIAKDLSGGLMGKVTEGASILGMFIIGALVERWVSISFTPIVSTVKQSAGAFIDWASLPSGSEGIKEALTMYNSVGATALDQMKVTTLQANLDQLIPGLAAVCLTLLVCKLLKKKVSPIVIILALFAVGIIGRFCGFM, from the coding sequence ATGGCAGAGAACAAGATTCAGCTCACCAAGGCTGACCGCAAGAAGGTTTGCTTCCGTCATCAGTTCCTTCAGGGCTCGTGGAACTACGAGCGTATGCAGAACGGCGGCTGGTGCTTCGCAATGATCCCTGCGATCAAGAAGCTCTACACCAGCAAGGATGACCAGATTACCGCTCTTAAGCGCCACCTGGAGTTCTATAACACCCACCCCTATGTTTCCGCCCCCGTCATTGGCGTTACCCTCGCTCTCGAGGAGGAGCGCGCCAACGGTGCCCCGATTGACGACGTCGCCATTCAGGGCGTCAAGGTCGGTATGATGGGCCCGCTCGCCGGCGTCGGCGACCCCGTCTTCTGGTTCACCCTTCGCCCGATTCTGGGCGCTCTGGGCGCTTCCCTGGCCATGTCCGGCAGCATCGTCGGTCCGCTGCTGTTCTTCTTCGCGTGGAACATCATCCGTTACGCTTTCCTGTGGTACACGCAGGAGTTTGGCTACAAGGTCGGCTCCTCCATCGCCAAGGACCTCTCCGGTGGTCTGATGGGCAAGGTCACCGAGGGCGCTTCCATCTTGGGTATGTTCATCATCGGCGCCCTGGTCGAGCGCTGGGTGTCCATTTCCTTCACCCCGATCGTCTCCACGGTCAAGCAGTCTGCTGGCGCCTTTATCGACTGGGCTAGCCTGCCCTCCGGTTCCGAGGGTATCAAGGAAGCGCTGACGATGTACAACTCCGTCGGTGCTACCGCCCTTGATCAGATGAAGGTCACCACGCTTCAGGCCAACCTCGATCAGCTCATCCCCGGCCTTGCCGCCGTGTGCCTGACCCTGCTGGTCTGCAAGCTCCTCAAGAAGAAGGTCAGCCCGATCGTCATCATCCTGGCTCTCTTCGCCGTCGGCATCATCGGTCGCTTCTGCGGCTTCATGTAA
- a CDS encoding DUF956 family protein: protein MAQSQNSTVDLATPATCLMGLTSHGNVMVGNKAFEYYNERNPEDYIQIPWDEVDYIAAEVLRGTKKITRFAIFTKDNGHFTFSTRDDKETLRAVRKYVDEDKLVRSPDFIDVTAKGAKSIPSVIKNLFHKGN, encoded by the coding sequence ATGGCGCAATCTCAGAACAGCACGGTCGATCTGGCAACGCCGGCAACCTGCCTGATGGGGCTTACCAGCCACGGTAACGTGATGGTGGGCAATAAGGCGTTCGAGTATTACAACGAGCGCAATCCCGAGGATTATATTCAAATCCCGTGGGACGAGGTCGACTATATTGCCGCCGAGGTTTTACGCGGCACCAAGAAGATCACGCGTTTTGCCATCTTCACCAAGGACAACGGTCACTTTACGTTTTCGACGCGCGACGACAAAGAGACGCTTCGTGCTGTCCGTAAGTACGTCGACGAGGATAAGCTCGTGCGTTCGCCCGACTTTATCGATGTGACTGCCAAGGGCGCCAAGAGCATCCCCTCCGTTATCAAAAACCTCTTCCACAAAGGCAACTAG
- a CDS encoding DNA methyltransferase, translated as MPASKKEAKEFVKRWKKRLGAIPAGSNNEQQDTQKFWVDLLINVLGIPSNTIDSFVDFERKVRGRRIDVFVSDHNFLCEQKSWGIDLDKPEPRNGGMETPLQQAMWYARHLPYSERPRWVMTCNFGTFRLYDLDNERPEDTVQEFSLEELPDSLYLLSFLTSNETSRLHKEQQLSIEAGAYVSRLYDALAKQYHHIEEKDERAQEEQRSLNVLITRIIFLLYAEDADLLQSHQAFGRYCEGDPAKLHRKLVDLFEAIDTPLDKRDEYMDEDLAAFPYVNGGLFADSSIIVPQMTPEILEAITDASQDFDWREISGVIFGGVFEGTLNPETRHAGGMHYTSVENIERCLRPLFLDELWDELHEAEGERTAAKRKQALARLHDKVASITIGDPACGSGNFLTEAYRQLRTIENRIIEDELSEETGNAGQTSLVIAQDSPVRVSLDQLYGIEINDFAVSVAKTALWITEEQMLRKTQEIYVGYDFDFLPLRSLSNLHEGNALKTDWSEVFPDDLTYLVGNPPFLGARNQSKEQKAELLEVFDGAKNAGNIDYCGAWYMKAARFTQGKRTRCALVSTNSICQGEQVANLWKPLHDMGIHIDFAHNTFRWDNEAADKAHVFCVIVGFSREAGNKTLFYHATPDSDEDRIAVPRLNAYLKNAPDAFIWNRSKPLSDVPAIGIGSQPIDGGNYLFTPEEKAAFLSKEPAAEKYFHKWLGSQEFIRGIERWCLWLGEASWADLKGLPCCRERIENVRNYRLSSSRKQTLKAAERPNHFGTEIIPNSTAIIVPKVSSERRRYIPMGFVGSETLCSDLVFLIPNATLYHFGVLQSQLHNAWMRTVAGRLKSDYRYSGGIVYNNFVWPEPSEEQRNEVERCAQAVLDARDAQEGATLADMYDPKNETFFPELMAAHKALDAAVEAAYGVDFGGDEEKIVAHLFNLYAEKVGEL; from the coding sequence ATGCCTGCCAGCAAGAAAGAGGCAAAGGAGTTCGTCAAACGGTGGAAGAAGCGCCTCGGTGCCATCCCCGCAGGCTCCAACAACGAGCAGCAGGATACGCAGAAGTTCTGGGTCGACCTGCTCATCAACGTCCTGGGCATCCCGTCCAACACCATAGACAGCTTCGTTGACTTCGAGCGGAAGGTGAGAGGCCGTCGCATCGACGTGTTCGTCTCCGACCACAACTTCCTCTGCGAGCAGAAGTCGTGGGGCATCGACCTCGACAAGCCCGAACCCAGGAACGGCGGCATGGAGACGCCGCTTCAGCAGGCCATGTGGTACGCGCGGCACCTGCCGTACTCTGAGCGCCCCCGCTGGGTGATGACGTGCAACTTCGGGACCTTCCGTCTATACGACCTCGACAACGAGCGGCCCGAGGACACCGTGCAGGAGTTCTCCCTCGAAGAGCTCCCGGACAGTCTGTATCTTCTGTCCTTCCTGACCTCCAACGAGACGAGCCGTCTGCACAAGGAGCAGCAGCTCTCCATCGAGGCCGGGGCCTACGTCTCTAGGCTCTACGATGCCCTCGCCAAGCAGTACCACCACATCGAGGAGAAGGACGAGCGCGCGCAGGAGGAGCAGCGCTCCCTCAACGTGCTCATCACCCGAATCATTTTTCTGCTCTACGCCGAGGACGCCGACCTCCTGCAATCGCACCAGGCGTTCGGTAGGTACTGCGAGGGTGACCCTGCCAAGCTCCACCGCAAGCTGGTGGACCTGTTCGAGGCGATCGACACGCCCCTGGACAAGCGGGACGAGTACATGGACGAGGACCTCGCGGCCTTCCCCTACGTGAACGGCGGTCTGTTCGCCGACTCCTCCATCATCGTCCCGCAGATGACCCCGGAGATCCTCGAAGCCATCACCGACGCGTCCCAGGACTTCGACTGGCGCGAGATCTCGGGCGTCATCTTCGGCGGCGTGTTCGAGGGCACGCTGAACCCCGAGACGCGCCATGCCGGGGGCATGCACTACACGAGCGTCGAGAATATCGAGCGCTGCCTCAGGCCGCTCTTCCTCGACGAGCTGTGGGATGAGCTGCACGAGGCCGAGGGCGAGAGGACGGCTGCCAAGCGCAAGCAGGCCCTGGCGAGGCTGCACGACAAGGTGGCCTCCATCACCATCGGCGACCCGGCATGCGGCTCGGGCAACTTCCTTACCGAGGCGTACCGGCAGCTGCGCACCATCGAGAACCGAATCATCGAGGACGAGCTCAGCGAGGAGACCGGCAACGCGGGGCAGACATCCCTCGTCATTGCGCAGGATAGCCCCGTCCGCGTTTCTCTCGATCAACTGTACGGCATCGAGATTAACGACTTCGCCGTCTCGGTCGCAAAGACCGCCCTTTGGATCACCGAGGAGCAGATGCTCCGAAAGACGCAGGAGATATACGTCGGTTATGACTTCGACTTCCTGCCGCTCAGGAGCCTCAGCAACCTCCATGAGGGCAACGCCCTCAAGACCGATTGGTCCGAGGTGTTCCCCGATGACCTTACTTATCTTGTGGGCAACCCGCCGTTCCTGGGTGCTCGCAACCAATCCAAGGAGCAGAAGGCAGAGCTCCTTGAGGTCTTCGATGGAGCGAAGAACGCAGGCAACATCGACTACTGCGGGGCCTGGTACATGAAGGCCGCGAGGTTCACGCAGGGAAAGCGTACGCGCTGCGCCCTGGTCTCTACCAACTCGATATGTCAGGGCGAGCAGGTCGCCAACCTCTGGAAACCCCTGCATGACATGGGCATCCATATCGATTTCGCACACAACACCTTCCGCTGGGACAACGAGGCGGCGGACAAAGCACACGTGTTCTGCGTCATCGTCGGGTTCTCCCGCGAAGCGGGGAACAAGACGCTCTTCTATCATGCGACGCCCGATTCTGACGAAGACCGGATTGCCGTTCCTCGGCTCAATGCCTATCTGAAGAACGCGCCCGACGCTTTCATCTGGAACAGAAGCAAGCCTTTGTCGGACGTGCCCGCTATCGGTATCGGCTCTCAACCGATTGATGGCGGCAACTATCTGTTCACACCGGAGGAGAAGGCGGCGTTCCTTTCGAAAGAGCCCGCGGCTGAGAAGTACTTTCATAAATGGCTTGGATCGCAGGAGTTCATACGGGGTATTGAGAGATGGTGCCTGTGGTTGGGGGAGGCCTCGTGGGCCGATCTCAAGGGCCTTCCTTGTTGTAGGGAGAGAATCGAGAACGTTAGAAACTATCGCCTGAGTAGCTCGAGGAAGCAGACCTTGAAAGCAGCCGAGAGGCCGAACCATTTCGGTACCGAAATCATTCCTAATTCGACTGCCATCATTGTCCCCAAAGTCTCGTCAGAGCGTAGAAGGTATATCCCTATGGGGTTTGTCGGGTCTGAGACGTTGTGCAGTGACTTGGTGTTTCTAATACCCAATGCGACGCTCTATCACTTTGGCGTCCTTCAGTCACAGCTCCACAACGCATGGATGCGCACGGTCGCGGGGCGGCTCAAATCCGATTACCGCTATTCCGGCGGAATCGTCTACAACAACTTCGTCTGGCCCGAGCCCAGTGAAGAGCAAAGGAACGAGGTTGAACGCTGCGCCCAAGCCGTGCTCGACGCTCGGGATGCCCAAGAAGGTGCGACGCTCGCGGACATGTACGATCCCAAGAACGAGACGTTCTTCCCCGAGCTGATGGCAGCGCACAAGGCGCTCGACGCCGCCGTCGAAGCCGCCTATGGCGTCGACTTCGGTGGGGATGAGGAGAAGATAGTCGCCCATCTCTTCAACCTGTACGCCGAGAAGGTCGGTGAACTATAG
- a CDS encoding GmrSD restriction endonuclease domain-containing protein, producing the protein MQNSIYNPISLEVGNILKDVQTGKIGLPDLQRPFVWGNEKVRDLLDSMLRGYPIGYVMLWDSPSDNAGKKTAIGSNQKVYTVPKSLVIDGQQRLTALLSSLYGVSVRDKNFRERTVKVAYDPIARSFKNADASTEKDSRYMPDVSEAFAANHDNKLSAYRRAFIKRLNEANAKKGEPELDDDGEDAVESGLNALLGLERYLLPTLEISESADEETVSDIFVRVNSQGQALKQDDFIMTLLSVYEPAMRERIEEFCAMSHAPAKGTSYNPLMTVSPTHIIRATVGVGFKRGRLRYAYQILRGRDLKTKETTPETRAENFATFGRALDLVLDLNNWHAFINTLAEAGYVCSDQVGSGNALMFCYAFYLIGRYEFDMEPLAVRGLVRRWYFAAAITGLYVGSFESEFEQQLNDVSRLDTADEFQAYFDRRLAAIMTDDYFSITLPSSLDANEATGPTWWGFVAAQVVLGAKALFSTAPLSQLLLMGSSGSKKALDKHHLFPDNYLKSRGYLSQRSNRGNFTLVDYQNNIYISDDAPSEYVRKYRDSLGEDEYRRNCEEHALPIGFEDLDYEEFLGRRRRLMGELVKRAYEQL; encoded by the coding sequence GTGCAAAACTCCATCTATAACCCCATATCGCTGGAGGTTGGTAACATCCTGAAGGACGTACAGACGGGCAAGATCGGTCTGCCCGATCTGCAACGACCCTTCGTGTGGGGCAACGAAAAGGTCCGCGACCTGCTTGATTCCATGCTCCGCGGATACCCTATTGGCTATGTGATGCTGTGGGACTCTCCGAGCGACAACGCGGGCAAGAAGACCGCCATAGGCTCGAACCAAAAGGTGTATACCGTCCCCAAGTCCCTTGTCATCGACGGACAGCAGAGACTCACTGCCCTTCTGAGCTCCCTGTACGGCGTGTCCGTGCGAGACAAGAACTTCAGGGAGCGAACGGTGAAGGTCGCCTACGATCCCATCGCACGCTCATTCAAAAATGCCGACGCCTCGACCGAGAAGGATTCGCGCTATATGCCGGACGTATCCGAGGCCTTCGCGGCGAACCACGATAACAAGCTGAGCGCCTATCGCAGGGCGTTCATCAAGCGCCTTAACGAGGCGAACGCCAAAAAGGGAGAACCCGAACTCGACGATGACGGCGAGGATGCCGTCGAGAGCGGGCTCAACGCATTACTCGGGCTTGAGCGTTATCTTCTGCCGACGCTGGAGATTTCCGAATCGGCTGACGAGGAGACCGTATCGGACATCTTTGTGCGTGTGAACTCGCAAGGGCAGGCGCTTAAGCAGGATGACTTCATCATGACCCTGCTTTCGGTCTACGAACCTGCCATGAGGGAGCGTATAGAGGAGTTCTGCGCCATGAGCCATGCGCCCGCAAAGGGCACCTCGTACAACCCGCTCATGACCGTCTCGCCGACGCATATCATTCGCGCCACGGTGGGCGTGGGGTTCAAGAGGGGTCGCCTACGTTATGCCTACCAGATTCTTCGTGGGCGAGATCTCAAGACAAAGGAAACGACGCCCGAGACGCGAGCCGAGAACTTTGCCACGTTCGGTCGCGCCCTCGATCTCGTGCTTGACTTGAACAACTGGCATGCCTTCATCAACACGCTGGCGGAGGCGGGCTACGTCTGCTCCGACCAGGTGGGGTCGGGCAACGCGCTCATGTTCTGCTATGCGTTCTACCTTATCGGGCGCTATGAGTTCGACATGGAGCCACTGGCTGTGCGCGGGCTCGTGCGGCGCTGGTATTTCGCCGCAGCCATAACGGGGCTCTATGTGGGATCCTTCGAATCCGAGTTCGAGCAGCAGCTTAACGACGTCTCGCGCCTTGATACTGCCGACGAGTTCCAGGCGTACTTCGATCGTAGGCTCGCCGCCATCATGACGGACGATTATTTCTCCATTACGCTGCCCAGCTCCCTCGATGCAAACGAGGCGACGGGTCCGACCTGGTGGGGCTTCGTCGCAGCTCAGGTTGTGCTCGGTGCCAAGGCGCTGTTCAGCACGGCCCCGCTGTCCCAGCTCCTGCTCATGGGCTCGTCGGGCTCGAAGAAGGCGCTGGACAAGCACCACCTGTTCCCGGACAACTACCTGAAGTCCAGGGGCTACCTCTCGCAGCGTAGCAACAGGGGCAACTTCACCCTCGTGGACTACCAGAACAACATCTACATCTCGGACGACGCCCCGAGCGAGTACGTCAGGAAGTACCGCGACTCGCTGGGGGAGGACGAGTACCGCCGCAACTGCGAGGAGCATGCCCTGCCCATAGGGTTCGAGGACCTCGATTACGAGGAGTTCCTCGGCAGGCGCAGGCGTCTCATGGGCGAGCTGGTGAAGAGGGCGTACGAGCAGTTGTAG
- a CDS encoding relaxase/mobilization nuclease domain-containing protein, producing MTAIKQTSVCSERHLARLRDYLSWDRDKALAHGTQNIIDDDRWFQEMADTRAAMGHDRPGKAGAKCTYMQHQILGFLPDECDLNGGKMTPELCMRYAREYVAERYPNQEVVMVLHRERCRADATDRYAVHLGINRSDLETGRRLDEGPARKAAASRVKTVRTLDERYGLRQLERGKANSRVHARQPGTEERDMARKGQAERSENARIRVAVARRIEEVGRMRDCPDRMGELERRLRRDGIELARSKGGSLQYRFFSKALGAVRKVNGGRLGFAVDHSTGLVVRFTLRGIATAMRAFWELERKALENQNGRGD from the coding sequence ATGACGGCGATAAAGCAGACGAGCGTCTGCAGCGAGAGGCACCTCGCGAGACTCAGGGATTACCTCTCCTGGGACCGCGACAAGGCGCTCGCCCACGGCACGCAGAACATCATCGACGATGACCGCTGGTTTCAGGAGATGGCGGACACGAGGGCGGCCATGGGTCACGACAGGCCCGGCAAGGCCGGTGCCAAGTGTACCTACATGCAGCACCAGATACTCGGGTTCCTCCCAGACGAGTGCGACCTCAACGGCGGGAAGATGACGCCGGAGCTGTGCATGCGCTATGCGAGGGAGTACGTGGCCGAGCGCTACCCCAACCAGGAGGTCGTGATGGTGCTGCACCGCGAGCGCTGCCGCGCGGACGCCACTGACCGCTACGCCGTGCACCTCGGCATCAACCGCAGTGATCTGGAAACCGGCCGAAGGCTCGACGAGGGCCCCGCCCGAAAGGCGGCGGCATCACGCGTGAAGACCGTCCGTACCCTGGACGAGAGGTATGGACTCAGGCAGCTTGAGCGCGGCAAGGCCAACTCGCGCGTCCACGCGAGGCAACCCGGCACGGAAGAGCGCGACATGGCCCGAAAGGGGCAGGCCGAGCGCTCGGAGAACGCCCGCATCCGCGTCGCGGTCGCCCGCCGGATCGAGGAGGTCGGGCGCATGCGCGACTGCCCCGACCGGATGGGCGAGCTTGAGCGGCGGCTCAGGCGGGACGGCATCGAGCTCGCCAGGTCGAAGGGCGGGAGCCTTCAGTACCGATTCTTCTCGAAGGCCCTCGGGGCTGTGCGGAAGGTAAACGGCGGCAGGCTCGGCTTCGCGGTCGACCACTCGACCGGCCTCGTCGTCCGCTTCACGCTGCGCGGGATAGCGACGGCGATGAGGGCGTTCTGGGAGCTTGAGCGCAAGGCGCTCGAGAACCAGAACGGGCGAGGGGACTGA
- a CDS encoding type IV secretory system conjugative DNA transfer family protein, with product MKTKMPTALISSLLLAILACPVLAVPVDDFVAGTPLGAAAIPSSFGVDTVLGWWLTGGFTACPLGTLLTFLLAFCICTLIAYSTTLNARAEDGGVLGDAHVKTGREVIKGSMTWDGSTNPSSRGFVYGFTKYHGKPCYLYEPKKMAFVSGATGSGKSRFLYLPSIDLLSYGGASNGSEPATLIVSDVKNELIELTGDELARRGYRVLLLDTQHPYRGQRFNPLKQVLDLHAEGRDQEAEQAADAIAELVVQDDEKDKGSHWTASARGLLSALVLLVSMSDECPEESKHLATVCEVLDRGTEAEGDDPSEPLKAVFRALPSGHPAKGRASQFVSSGGNELRSILSTLKVALRPFSSAPVAWMTSGSDIDPHTVLTEKSAVFLHVLDEGSPYNCIAAMFLSQLWASVQAVADVNGGRLPRPVQILGDEWGNLPRVECLPALLSLGRGCGTFWVGATQDVSQLNKYGERDGRRKILANCGVKIAMKLAEEEDRRYFTELIGKTTRHTQGTSNGRAASGTSSSTSYSESADDVIHPWEWRGMAPDRDGIIVVKHADNGMPACRAGVFRSPVTDCTNTPTREHFDLGTPEHEAENRRAYQRRLDESAAGKMREEASTWCPKWPEPEKKNGSKPGGKFSGLSLD from the coding sequence ATGAAAACCAAGATGCCCACAGCGCTCATATCATCTCTTCTCCTAGCGATCCTCGCATGCCCCGTCCTCGCCGTCCCCGTCGACGATTTCGTCGCCGGGACACCGTTAGGCGCGGCTGCGATTCCGTCGTCGTTCGGCGTGGATACCGTCCTCGGCTGGTGGCTCACGGGTGGGTTCACTGCTTGCCCGCTCGGAACCCTGCTGACCTTCCTCCTCGCCTTTTGCATCTGCACTCTCATCGCCTACTCGACCACCCTCAACGCGAGGGCCGAGGACGGCGGCGTGCTCGGCGACGCCCACGTCAAGACGGGTCGCGAGGTCATAAAAGGGTCCATGACCTGGGACGGCTCGACGAATCCCTCGTCACGTGGGTTCGTCTATGGGTTCACCAAGTATCACGGCAAACCCTGCTATCTCTACGAGCCCAAGAAGATGGCCTTCGTGTCAGGGGCCACCGGGTCAGGTAAGAGTCGCTTCCTCTATCTCCCCTCAATCGACCTGCTCAGCTACGGCGGCGCTTCCAACGGATCCGAGCCCGCGACCCTAATCGTCTCCGACGTGAAAAACGAGCTCATAGAACTCACGGGCGACGAGCTGGCCCGTCGCGGCTATCGCGTCCTGCTTCTCGACACGCAGCACCCCTATAGGGGACAGAGGTTCAACCCGCTCAAGCAGGTGCTCGACCTCCATGCCGAGGGACGCGACCAGGAGGCCGAGCAGGCGGCGGACGCCATCGCGGAGCTCGTGGTGCAGGACGACGAGAAAGACAAGGGCTCGCACTGGACCGCCTCGGCCAGGGGCCTGCTCTCGGCCCTGGTCCTGCTGGTCTCCATGTCCGACGAGTGTCCCGAGGAATCAAAGCACCTCGCGACCGTCTGCGAGGTCCTGGACCGCGGCACCGAGGCCGAGGGAGACGACCCGTCCGAGCCCCTGAAGGCCGTCTTCCGCGCTCTGCCGAGCGGCCACCCCGCCAAGGGCAGGGCGTCGCAGTTCGTCTCCTCGGGCGGCAACGAGCTCAGGAGCATCCTCTCGACGCTCAAGGTCGCCCTGCGCCCGTTCTCCTCCGCCCCGGTCGCCTGGATGACCTCCGGCTCCGACATCGACCCGCACACGGTACTCACGGAGAAAAGCGCCGTCTTCCTCCACGTGCTCGACGAGGGCTCCCCCTACAACTGCATCGCGGCGATGTTCCTCTCGCAGCTCTGGGCTTCGGTCCAGGCGGTCGCGGACGTGAACGGCGGCAGGCTCCCCCGCCCCGTGCAGATACTCGGCGACGAGTGGGGCAACCTGCCCCGCGTCGAGTGCCTGCCCGCCCTCCTCAGTCTCGGGCGCGGGTGCGGGACGTTCTGGGTCGGAGCGACGCAGGACGTATCCCAGCTCAACAAGTATGGCGAGAGAGACGGCCGCAGGAAGATCCTCGCGAACTGCGGGGTCAAGATTGCGATGAAGCTCGCCGAGGAGGAGGACCGCCGGTACTTCACCGAGCTCATCGGCAAGACCACGCGCCACACGCAGGGCACGAGCAACGGCAGGGCCGCGTCGGGCACGTCATCCTCGACGTCCTACAGCGAGAGCGCCGACGACGTGATACACCCCTGGGAGTGGCGCGGCATGGCCCCGGACCGGGACGGGATCATCGTCGTGAAGCACGCGGACAACGGTATGCCCGCATGTCGAGCCGGCGTCTTCCGCTCCCCCGTCACCGACTGCACCAACACACCCACAAGGGAGCACTTCGACCTCGGGACCCCCGAGCACGAGGCGGAGAACCGTCGCGCCTACCAGCGCCGCCTCGACGAGTCAGCTGCTGGGAAGATGCGCGAGGAGGCCTCGACCTGGTGCCCAAAGTGGCCCGAGCCGGAGAAGAAGAACGGGAGCAAGCCGGGCGGCAAATTCAGCGGGCTCTCGCTCGACTAG
- a CDS encoding plasmid mobilization protein encodes MRGKAKTAHINVRMTEEERAAITVRSSSFGMAPSTFMREAALLIGEKPVRIADEATLRQLLHQMKKQGGNLNQAVRTANAYGVDTQTAQQLAEAVRLVSGTASQLSNLISKNRE; translated from the coding sequence ATGCGTGGCAAAGCCAAGACCGCGCATATAAACGTCCGCATGACCGAGGAGGAGCGTGCCGCCATCACGGTGCGCTCCTCCTCTTTTGGTATGGCCCCATCGACGTTCATGCGCGAAGCCGCCCTCCTCATCGGTGAGAAGCCCGTCAGGATCGCCGACGAGGCGACGCTGCGGCAGCTTCTTCATCAGATGAAGAAGCAGGGCGGAAACCTCAACCAGGCCGTTCGCACCGCAAACGCCTATGGCGTGGATACGCAGACGGCCCAACAGCTCGCGGAGGCCGTCCGTCTGGTATCGGGCACGGCCTCGCAGCTATCGAACCTCATCTCCAAGAATCGAGAATGA
- a CDS encoding DnaB-like helicase C-terminal domain-containing protein: MQRPNVNPLVFELDVLDEHVHALQEDKPIASFGLDALNSILGGVYPGLNYAIGTAPGKGKTTLALQEADKLAADGHPVIYVSAELPAHKLIEKSLARLSDGKVALSEVSSCATQNHPKHTTFEAALDKYRTQIAPNLCITGPLNTVELSNLVGLVTRERGEVPIVFIDYLQLLACGVTADQQFIDERLAITACVKGLREISNLYGSPVIALSSTTRKSYDSGKSARPNLAMFGGSSAVEYGFDSVLYLADDNDKPEWPYESPATGTPLKLVALKNRYGTLGESRLDFDGARATFHDRG; the protein is encoded by the coding sequence ATGCAGCGCCCGAACGTCAATCCCCTCGTCTTCGAGCTTGATGTGCTCGACGAGCACGTCCACGCCCTTCAGGAAGACAAACCCATCGCCTCCTTCGGGCTCGACGCACTCAACAGCATCCTCGGCGGTGTCTACCCCGGGCTCAACTACGCAATCGGGACCGCCCCGGGCAAGGGCAAGACGACACTGGCACTCCAGGAGGCCGACAAGCTCGCGGCAGACGGGCACCCGGTAATCTACGTTTCCGCCGAGCTTCCCGCGCACAAGCTGATCGAGAAGAGTCTGGCGCGTCTCAGCGACGGCAAAGTCGCGTTGTCCGAGGTCTCCAGCTGCGCGACCCAGAATCACCCTAAGCACACGACTTTCGAGGCTGCACTCGACAAATATCGCACCCAGATCGCCCCCAATCTCTGCATCACCGGCCCGCTCAACACCGTGGAGCTCTCCAACCTCGTCGGGCTGGTAACACGCGAGCGCGGCGAGGTTCCCATCGTCTTCATTGACTACCTCCAGCTCCTCGCCTGCGGCGTCACGGCGGACCAGCAGTTCATCGACGAGCGATTGGCTATCACAGCATGCGTGAAGGGCCTCCGCGAAATCTCGAACCTCTATGGCTCTCCCGTCATCGCACTGAGCTCGACCACTCGCAAGTCCTACGATTCCGGGAAGTCGGCCAGGCCCAACCTCGCCATGTTCGGTGGTTCCTCCGCTGTCGAGTACGGCTTTGACTCGGTGCTCTACCTCGCCGATGACAATGACAAGCCCGAGTGGCCCTACGAGTCTCCCGCAACCGGCACGCCCCTCAAGCTCGTCGCCCTCAAGAACCGCTACGGCACGCTGGGCGAGTCCCGACTCGACTTCGACGGTGCGCGCGCCACCTTCCACGACAGGGGCTAG